The following coding sequences lie in one Candidatus Neomarinimicrobiota bacterium genomic window:
- a CDS encoding bifunctional enoyl-CoA hydratase/phosphate acetyltransferase — MLKKFEQIRELARKKGKKTIAVVAPECDTIIKAVERLTKEGIVNAVLIGDEGRIEEVASRHGVNLKSCRVINSTDLVQSGYIAVDEINAGRADILMKGNIATPDLMKSVLYRERGLRKGKLLSHIGVIECPRYNKLLIVTDGGVNIRPDVEKKAQIIKNAIDFAKRIGIDRPNIGILGPIERVSPKIQDTVDAQKLVEMSKQGCFGDVIVEGPIAMDVVLSKEAARKKKIYSSIAGDTDILIVPDVTTGNAILKTLIWLVGANVGGIVMGAKVPIVLASRSDTPKEKILSIILSIAVCE; from the coding sequence ATGTTAAAAAAATTTGAACAAATTAGGGAGTTAGCGAGAAAAAAAGGGAAGAAAACTATTGCCGTTGTTGCTCCTGAGTGTGACACTATTATAAAAGCAGTGGAAAGGTTAACAAAAGAAGGCATCGTTAATGCAGTATTAATAGGTGATGAGGGAAGAATAGAAGAAGTTGCAAGTCGTCATGGTGTTAATTTAAAATCCTGCAGAGTTATTAATTCAACAGATTTGGTACAAAGTGGATATATAGCGGTAGATGAAATAAATGCAGGTAGGGCAGATATATTAATGAAGGGAAATATAGCAACACCTGATCTTATGAAATCTGTGTTATATAGAGAAAGAGGATTAAGAAAAGGAAAGCTTCTAAGTCATATTGGTGTCATCGAATGTCCTCGCTATAATAAACTTTTAATTGTAACTGATGGTGGAGTAAATATCAGGCCTGATGTAGAAAAGAAAGCTCAGATAATTAAGAATGCCATAGATTTTGCAAAAAGAATTGGAATTGATAGGCCAAATATTGGTATTCTGGGACCCATTGAGAGAGTAAGTCCAAAAATTCAGGACACAGTTGATGCACAGAAACTTGTAGAGATGTCGAAGCAGGGATGTTTTGGTGATGTGATTGTGGAAGGACCTATAGCAATGGATGTGGTCCTCTCCAAAGAGGCAGCAAGGAAGAAAAAAATATATAGCAGTATTGCTGGTGATACTGATATTTTAATAGTTCCTGATGTGACAACAGGTAACGCTATATTAAAGACATTGATATGGCTTGTCGGTGCCAATGTTGGCGGAATTGTAATGGGTGCGAAGGTTCCAATAGTTCTTGCATCAAGATCCGATACACCAAAAGAGAAAATTCTATCCATAATTTTATCGATTGCAGTTTGTGAATGA
- a CDS encoding UDP-2,3-diacylglucosamine diphosphatase yields MNKLYFVSDAHFLNLPDKNNYSEKKFEELINEIIKQKGELIVIGDIFDFWIEYKYFMPKYYFNVLHSLKKAAENGVKIHIICGNHDYWHLDFFKRFVNAEIFRNEMTISNEENLFYITHGDGVLKSDRGYRIIKPLMRNRILIKLLKCIHPDITMKAVNHISNYPRNNYKNHILTHEMKAELIEWAKEIAKEGYKYIVIGHYHTPFIKEIEKDKFLICIGDWLKHFTFGYYDDKNFSLCYWDKKNHNFSLTK; encoded by the coding sequence ATGAATAAACTATACTTTGTATCAGATGCCCATTTTTTAAATTTGCCTGATAAGAATAACTATAGCGAAAAAAAGTTTGAGGAGTTAATAAATGAAATAATAAAACAAAAAGGGGAGCTTATAGTAATTGGTGATATATTCGATTTCTGGATAGAATATAAATACTTTATGCCCAAATATTACTTCAACGTACTACACAGTTTGAAAAAAGCAGCCGAAAATGGAGTAAAAATTCACATAATATGTGGCAACCACGATTACTGGCATCTTGATTTTTTTAAGAGATTTGTAAACGCAGAGATATTCAGAAATGAAATGACAATATCTAATGAAGAAAATTTATTTTACATAACACATGGAGACGGCGTGTTAAAAAGCGATAGAGGATATAGAATCATTAAACCACTTATGAGGAACAGGATACTTATAAAACTATTAAAATGCATTCATCCAGATATAACAATGAAAGCTGTTAATCATATCTCTAACTATCCAAGAAATAATTATAAAAACCACATCCTGACTCACGAAATGAAGGCAGAATTAATAGAATGGGCGAAGGAAATTGCTAAAGAAGGATACAAATATATTGTAATTGGTCATTATCATACACCCTTTATTAAAGAGATAGAAAAAGATAAATTCTTAATTTGTATAGGAGATTGGCTAAAGCATTTTACCTTTGGTTACTATGATGACAAAAACTTTTCACTATGCTACTGGGATAAAAAAAACCATAATTTTTCCTTGACAAAATAG
- the buk gene encoding butyrate kinase has translation MKEVVLVVNPGSTSTKVALFSRNGSEKEECVDHTLNSIGKIIDNIMDQIPYRKNVIDKKLKEWLGGNYRLIGIAGRGGLLKPVKSGVYKINDKMLNDLKSCRYGLHASNMGAILADELSKKYNIPAFIADPVTFENMLLEAKISGVPEIERKGRAHVLNVLACAREVAKNMGKSVNQVRFVVAHLGGGITIAPVDCGVIVDCNDALLGMGPFSPERAGALPTAGILNLAFSGEYTKESLEKKFSKESGLKGYLGTSNVKEILNRISSGDKYAKLIVDAMIYQVAKEIGAMATVLKGNIDAIIITGGMAKSEYIINKIKERVDFISEVVLLPGEFEMKALAESVFRVLDGIEEPKEYI, from the coding sequence ATGAAAGAGGTTGTACTGGTTGTAAATCCAGGAAGCACCTCAACTAAAGTAGCTTTATTTTCGAGAAACGGTTCTGAAAAGGAAGAATGTGTTGACCATACACTGAATTCCATTGGTAAGATAATCGATAATATTATGGATCAGATACCTTATAGAAAGAATGTTATTGATAAAAAACTTAAGGAATGGTTAGGAGGGAATTACAGGCTTATTGGTATTGCTGGCAGGGGTGGTCTTTTAAAACCAGTTAAAAGTGGTGTATATAAAATAAATGATAAAATGCTTAATGACCTGAAGTCCTGTCGTTATGGCCTTCACGCCAGTAATATGGGGGCTATTTTAGCAGATGAACTATCAAAAAAGTATAATATCCCTGCTTTTATTGCTGATCCTGTTACGTTTGAAAATATGTTGCTGGAGGCTAAAATCTCTGGAGTCCCAGAGATTGAGAGAAAGGGGAGAGCTCATGTACTCAACGTACTGGCATGTGCGAGAGAAGTGGCAAAAAATATGGGGAAATCGGTTAACCAGGTGCGATTTGTTGTGGCGCATCTGGGTGGTGGTATAACTATAGCGCCTGTCGACTGTGGTGTGATTGTTGATTGTAACGATGCTTTACTTGGTATGGGACCTTTTTCTCCTGAGAGAGCTGGTGCATTGCCAACTGCCGGAATTCTGAATTTAGCATTTTCTGGTGAATACACGAAAGAATCGTTAGAAAAAAAATTTTCAAAAGAGAGTGGATTGAAGGGCTATCTTGGTACGAGTAATGTTAAGGAGATTCTCAATAGAATATCTAGTGGTGATAAATATGCTAAATTAATTGTGGACGCAATGATATATCAGGTTGCAAAAGAGATCGGTGCTATGGCTACTGTGCTAAAAGGAAATATTGACGCAATAATTATAACAGGTGGCATGGCAAAATCAGAATATATTATAAATAAGATAAAGGAAAGAGTGGATTTTATCTCAGAAGTAGTTTTGTTACCCGGGGAGTTCGAGATGAAGGCGTTGGCGGAAAGTGTATTCAGAGTGCTTGACGGTATTGAAGAGCCTAAGGAATATATCTAA
- the topA gene encoding type I DNA topoisomerase, whose product MAKKLLIVESPSKSRTIRRYLGKDFNVLASIGHIKDLPEKDFGVNIAEDFKPKYVTIKGKGKIIKRLKEAAKESDAVYIATDPDREGEAIAWHISNEISKNNSNTSILRVLFNEITKEGIKKGLKSPRSIDLNLVNAQQARRILDRIVGYQVSPFLWKTIYAGLSAGRVQSVALRLICEREEEIKNFIPEEYWEIEADFKLKGDQIITSKCIKIGGRKPDIKDEKTASQHVERIKGGNFSIDNVEIKTIKNTPPAPFITSTLQQEAARKFYFSPSKTMNIAQQLYEGVDIEGVPVGLITYMRTDSVRIANEAIHNVRKFIKEKYGSEYLPKYPRQFKKANPLIQDAHEAIRPTDVSKTPDSIRDYLTDDQYKLYSLIWSRFIACQMSQAQYERTIIDIAGGEYLFRYQAQRLTFDGFLRVYRESSEEGGSEKVSPQLVVSKGDLAELIKVEPIQKFTEPPPRYREGTLIKEMDRLGIGRPSTYATIVSTILQRKYVEKKRGVLYPTELGQVVNQILVNGMPEIFNVDFTARMEKELDKIESGNKEWVRVVREFYVPFKKALDMLNENRRKIKIGLQEKTDQTCELCGAPMVIKWSRKGKFLSCSNYPKCKNARSLSSLGETEKKVCPECGSNMLIKDGKFGRFWACSRYPQCKTTLPYTLGIGCPEEGCDGEIVLRRSGKGKVFYGCSKYPDCKFASWYEPVDQACSNCGYGVLVRRVDNRQGNYLECPRCKSKYKENNI is encoded by the coding sequence ATGGCTAAGAAGTTATTGATTGTGGAGTCACCATCGAAATCCAGAACAATAAGACGGTATCTTGGAAAGGATTTTAATGTCCTTGCATCTATTGGTCATATTAAAGATTTACCCGAAAAGGACTTTGGGGTAAATATTGCTGAAGATTTCAAACCCAAGTATGTTACAATAAAAGGTAAAGGCAAAATAATAAAAAGATTAAAGGAGGCTGCAAAAGAATCTGATGCAGTCTACATTGCCACTGATCCTGATAGGGAGGGGGAAGCCATAGCCTGGCACATATCCAACGAAATAAGTAAGAATAATTCAAATACCTCTATTTTGAGGGTATTGTTTAACGAAATAACTAAGGAAGGAATAAAAAAAGGCTTAAAAAGTCCCCGTAGCATTGATCTGAATCTTGTCAATGCTCAGCAGGCTCGAAGAATACTTGACAGAATAGTAGGTTATCAGGTTAGTCCTTTTCTGTGGAAGACGATTTATGCGGGTTTAAGTGCGGGTAGGGTTCAATCTGTGGCTCTTAGATTAATTTGTGAAAGAGAAGAAGAGATAAAAAATTTTATCCCTGAAGAATACTGGGAAATCGAAGCTGATTTTAAGCTAAAAGGTGATCAGATCATCACTTCAAAATGTATTAAAATCGGTGGTAGAAAGCCTGATATAAAAGATGAGAAGACTGCAAGTCAGCATGTTGAAAGGATAAAGGGAGGAAATTTTTCAATTGACAATGTTGAAATAAAAACTATTAAAAATACACCACCTGCACCTTTTATTACAAGCACATTGCAGCAGGAAGCTGCAAGAAAATTTTATTTTTCTCCTTCCAAAACAATGAATATAGCTCAACAGCTTTATGAGGGAGTTGATATTGAAGGTGTACCTGTTGGATTGATCACATATATGCGCACTGATTCAGTGCGTATAGCGAATGAAGCAATACATAATGTAAGAAAATTTATTAAAGAAAAATATGGGAGTGAGTATCTCCCTAAATATCCAAGGCAGTTCAAAAAAGCAAATCCACTTATTCAGGATGCTCATGAGGCAATAAGACCAACAGATGTATCAAAAACACCCGACTCAATTAGGGATTACCTAACAGATGATCAGTATAAATTATATTCCCTTATATGGTCAAGATTTATTGCATGTCAGATGAGCCAGGCGCAATATGAGAGAACAATAATTGATATAGCGGGTGGAGAATATTTATTCAGATATCAGGCACAGAGGTTAACTTTTGATGGCTTTCTTAGGGTGTATAGGGAATCCAGTGAAGAAGGTGGTTCTGAAAAAGTTTCACCACAGCTGGTTGTATCGAAAGGAGATCTTGCTGAGCTTATTAAAGTCGAGCCGATTCAAAAATTTACCGAACCACCTCCAAGATATCGAGAGGGTACTTTAATAAAGGAAATGGATAGATTGGGAATAGGAAGGCCGAGTACATATGCAACTATAGTATCTACTATATTACAAAGGAAATATGTGGAGAAGAAGAGAGGAGTACTTTATCCGACAGAGCTTGGGCAGGTAGTCAATCAGATTCTGGTAAACGGGATGCCGGAGATTTTTAATGTTGATTTTACTGCAAGAATGGAGAAGGAGCTTGATAAGATAGAGTCTGGCAATAAAGAATGGGTTAGAGTTGTTCGTGAATTTTATGTACCATTTAAAAAAGCTCTTGATATGCTTAATGAAAACAGGCGAAAAATTAAGATTGGTCTGCAGGAAAAGACTGATCAAACCTGTGAGTTGTGTGGTGCTCCTATGGTAATAAAATGGAGCAGGAAAGGTAAGTTTCTTTCATGCTCGAATTATCCCAAATGTAAAAATGCCAGATCCCTATCTTCTCTTGGTGAGACAGAGAAAAAAGTGTGTCCGGAATGCGGTTCGAATATGTTGATAAAAGATGGGAAATTTGGCAGATTCTGGGCATGCTCCAGATATCCACAATGTAAGACAACTCTTCCCTATACACTTGGTATTGGTTGCCCCGAAGAGGGTTGTGATGGAGAAATAGTTCTAAGAAGATCAGGTAAGGGGAAAGTTTTTTATGGATGTTCAAAATATCCTGATTGTAAATTTGCAAGTTGGTATGAACCGGTTGATCAAGCCTGTTCGAATTGTGGGTATGGAGTGCTGGTTAGAAGGGTGGATAATAGACAGGGTAATTATTTAGAGTGCCCCAGATGCAAATCTAAATACAAAGAAAATAATATTTAG
- a CDS encoding glycine--tRNA ligase yields the protein MEKVVSLCKRRGFVFQSSEIYGGLSSCWDYGPLGVELKKNIKDFWWHRVVISREDVVGMDAAIFMHPRVWEASGHVKHFHDPLIDCKNCKARFREDSAIFYYRCKKCRYGFQIKDKKIIPENEYMNKVGVQDLSGEPGHYKGGDCPWCGAKSSLHLEKLTCPECGSENLSKPRLFNLMFKTFFGPTEDSASIVYLRPETAQGIFVNFDNVLTTSRMKLPFGIAQIGKAFRNEITTGNFIFRSREFEQMELEFFVKLEESAKWHEYWIDDRLQWYIDMGIRAENLRLRPHEKDELAHYARACTDIEYKFPFGWSELEGIADRQTYDLDQHIKCSGKMLAYYETEIKKHIVPAVVESSAGVDRTFLIAILDAYWEDAEHDRVVLRLSPKIAPIKVAVFPLVNRDGMPDIARKIYEDVKKHMSAFYDQSGSIGRRYRRQDEAGTPFCITVDSQTLEDQTVTIRDRDTLKQIRVSMEKIVETIKNAIDKGSL from the coding sequence ATGGAAAAGGTTGTCTCACTATGCAAAAGAAGGGGGTTTGTATTCCAGTCGAGTGAAATTTACGGTGGTCTTTCCAGTTGCTGGGACTATGGACCTTTGGGAGTTGAATTAAAGAAAAATATTAAGGATTTCTGGTGGCATAGAGTTGTAATTTCGAGAGAAGATGTGGTTGGAATGGATGCTGCAATATTTATGCATCCCAGGGTATGGGAAGCAAGTGGACACGTAAAGCATTTTCATGATCCCTTGATTGATTGTAAAAATTGCAAAGCTCGATTCAGAGAAGACAGTGCAATTTTTTACTATCGATGTAAAAAGTGCAGATATGGTTTTCAGATTAAGGATAAAAAAATTATTCCTGAGAATGAATATATGAACAAGGTCGGCGTCCAGGATTTGAGTGGTGAGCCAGGACATTATAAAGGTGGTGACTGTCCTTGGTGCGGTGCAAAGAGTTCACTTCATCTGGAAAAACTCACCTGTCCTGAGTGTGGCAGTGAAAATTTATCTAAACCCAGGCTGTTTAACCTGATGTTTAAGACATTTTTTGGACCAACGGAGGATTCCGCATCTATTGTCTATCTTAGGCCTGAGACAGCCCAGGGAATCTTTGTGAATTTTGATAATGTGTTGACAACTTCCAGAATGAAGCTACCTTTTGGTATTGCTCAAATCGGAAAGGCTTTCAGAAATGAGATAACCACCGGAAATTTTATCTTTAGGTCCAGGGAGTTTGAACAGATGGAACTTGAGTTTTTTGTCAAATTAGAGGAATCGGCGAAGTGGCATGAATACTGGATTGACGACAGATTACAATGGTATATAGACATGGGCATAAGGGCTGAAAATTTGAGATTGAGACCTCATGAAAAAGATGAGCTTGCTCACTATGCGAGAGCATGTACAGATATAGAATACAAATTCCCCTTTGGATGGTCAGAGCTGGAGGGTATTGCAGATAGACAGACCTATGACCTTGATCAACATATAAAATGTAGTGGTAAGATGCTTGCCTATTATGAGACCGAAATAAAAAAGCACATCGTACCTGCTGTTGTGGAGAGTTCAGCTGGCGTGGATAGAACCTTTCTGATTGCTATTCTTGATGCATACTGGGAGGACGCCGAACATGATAGAGTAGTATTAAGACTAAGCCCCAAGATTGCACCTATAAAAGTTGCTGTATTCCCTCTTGTTAACCGAGATGGCATGCCTGATATTGCTAGAAAAATTTACGAGGATGTTAAAAAACATATGTCTGCTTTTTATGACCAGAGTGGTTCAATTGGAAGGAGATACAGACGCCAGGATGAAGCAGGAACACCATTTTGTATTACAGTTGATTCACAGACACTTGAAGATCAAACTGTTACAATAAGAGATAGGGATACCCTAAAACAAATAAGAGTATCTATGGAAAAGATTGTTGAAACTATAAAAAATGCCATAGATAAAGGTAGTTTATAA
- a CDS encoding HEAT repeat domain-containing protein, with product MAELNMIRKYFYSILIITSSIILFNCASQTKTINEKYIEELRVKYNKGKIETIRELISIFKNKTLPYEVRLKALKVLSETGHPDAEEAIKNFIARSSDIDYRLFNNAIEIIAKDASTENIETILNGINSANEKYIQSRTSTLNKLSTIPPEINIEIILKLYEVEKENYLKMQQSLSTLLGRIDDKKVIPILIDIAKDPELDFSTRSLAIEILSKKNHPEVTRAFIDMLHNPETQLKFRDFALTTLEEIPSYQMIYALADLYRNEKSKYLLLLEKLTESTKDVTDTTIVPVLKDIAISEIYPYKVRENAINSLTKFRDKYICLELIKLLEEPKNYILYKPIYKMAKEIGDKELLDKLRETELKTQKAIYQGKK from the coding sequence ATGGCAGAGTTGAATATGATTAGAAAATACTTTTATTCGATTTTAATAATAACATCATCTATTATTCTTTTTAATTGTGCATCTCAGACAAAAACAATCAATGAAAAATATATTGAGGAGCTTCGAGTAAAATATAATAAAGGAAAAATAGAAACTATAAGAGAATTAATATCTATTTTTAAAAATAAAACCCTGCCTTATGAGGTTAGATTGAAAGCCCTTAAGGTACTATCTGAGACAGGTCATCCCGATGCAGAAGAGGCAATAAAGAACTTTATTGCCAGATCCAGCGATATTGATTACAGGCTTTTTAACAATGCCATTGAAATAATAGCTAAAGATGCCTCAACAGAAAATATAGAAACCATATTAAATGGAATAAACTCCGCTAATGAAAAATATATTCAATCCAGAACATCTACTTTAAATAAACTTTCGACAATACCACCAGAAATAAATATAGAGATAATTTTAAAACTATATGAAGTTGAAAAGGAAAATTACTTGAAAATGCAACAATCATTATCCACTTTATTGGGCAGGATTGATGATAAAAAAGTTATACCAATACTTATTGACATCGCGAAAGACCCTGAACTTGATTTTTCCACTAGATCCCTTGCAATTGAAATTTTAAGCAAAAAGAATCATCCGGAGGTAACAAGAGCATTCATAGATATGCTTCATAATCCAGAAACCCAATTAAAATTTAGAGATTTCGCTTTGACTACTCTGGAAGAGATACCATCATATCAGATGATATATGCACTGGCTGATCTTTACAGGAATGAAAAAAGCAAATACCTTCTTCTTCTTGAGAAATTAACAGAAAGCACAAAAGATGTAACAGATACCACAATTGTACCGGTATTAAAAGACATAGCAATCAGTGAAATATACCCTTACAAGGTGAGAGAAAATGCCATCAATTCATTAACAAAATTCAGAGACAAATATATCTGCCTTGAGCTGATAAAACTTTTAGAAGAACCAAAAAATTATATTCTATACAAACCGATCTATAAAATGGCAAAAGAAATTGGTGATAAAGAATTGTTAGATAAACTGAGAGAGACAGAGCTAAAAACTCAAAAAGCAATATATCAGGGTAAGAAATGA